GCCGCCCGGTCGGAGGAGCCGCGCGATCTCCTCGAGTGTCTCGTGGGGGTCGGCGGCGTAGTAGAACGCCTCCATCGACCAGACGTGGTCGATCGAGTTCTCCGCAAAGGGGAGGGAACCGAAGTCGCCGACGACGTAGCCGACCTGGCCGTCCTCGGTGTAGCTCGCGGCGTTGCGGGCCATCTCGGGCGAGCCATCGAGTCCGTAGATCCGCCCGGCGTCCTTGGTATCTCGCAGTGCACGGCCGGCGTAGCCGCTGCCACAGCCCAGATCGAGGACGACGTCGCCCGGTTCGACGGGCATCCGCGCGAGCGCGTGTTTGGCGGTGTGCCAGTGGCGCTCCTCCATTCCCTTGTCCCGACCGCTCGTAGCCCACTCGTCGAACTCTTCGCGTACGCTCATACCCACCCTATTCCGCCAGAAGGTCAAAACGGGTTCGGCTCCGGTCCCGGACGACGGGAGCGACCGACAAGCTCTTTAGGCTTCCCTAAAAAGATTCGCTCGGAGAGGTTTAGGTCGGCCGAAATCCGTGGGCATCGGACGAGGGCCGAACGGGAAGCGGTAGCTATCCCGGCCTCTCGATCGTTCTCTCGGGAACAATCGGAAGGTATTAATGTTTTAGGTCGACCTAAAACTAGATATGCAACAGCGCGACGATGACGACAGTTCGGACCGAACCGCAACCGGTCGCCGACCGCTCCTCGCCACCGCGGGAGCCTCCGTCGCTGGACTCGCGGGACTGGCGGGGTGCCTCGGTGAGGACGGTGACGACGGAAACGGTGACGACGGCGGCGATAGCGCGGTCGCGAGCGCCGAACCCCTGGGAGAGGCGGTCGACTCCGAGGCCGTCTCCTGGGACGACCTCGGTGATCTCGAGGGTGAGCTGACGATCTACTCCGGACGAACCCGAGACCAGATCGATCCCGTCTTCGTCGAGCTCGAAGAGGAGTACGACGGACTGACGCTCAACATCGACTACGACGACAACGACGTCCAGGTCAACCAGATCCTGCAGGAGGGTGACGCGGTCGCTGCCGACCTGATGTACTCCCAGGACCCGGGTGCGCTGGCCGAACTCGAGCGCGAGGACGCCGTCCAGCAGCTTCCCGAGGACGTCGTCGACGCGGTTCCCGAGAGCTACCGCGAGCCCGACGGCTACTGGACCGGCGTTACGGGTCGCGTACGTTCGATCCAGTACAACAGCGAGCGACTCGCCGAGGAAACCGAGTTCGAGGACGGCGACGATCTGCCGACGGATATCTTCGAGTTCGCCGAGGACCCCCGTTTCGAGGGGATCATCTCGACGCGACCCAACTCCGGAACCTTCCGCGGGTTCATCCAGGCGATGGTCGAACTCGAGGGCGAAGAAGAGACCCGCGAGTGGGTCCGCGCGATGGTCGAGGATCAGGACGCACAGCTCTTCTCGGGCGGGTCGGATCAGGCGGAAGCCGTCAACAGAGGAGGTGACGGCGACCCGATCGTCGCGCTCGGAAACAGCTACTACGCTGCCCGGATCCTCAACGAGGACTCCGGCGCCCCGATCAGAGCAACGTTCACGGAGAACGACCCCGGCTGTCTGTTCAGCGTCGCGGGCGTTGGTGTGATGAACGACGTCGAAGACCCCGAACTCGTCGCGGAGTTCGTTCGTCACCTGCTGGCCGCCGAGGGCCAGGAGTTCATGATGGACGCCAACGGCGAGTACCCCGTCGTCGAGGGCGTCGACTACGTCGGCCCGCTGCCCGACCTCGAGGAGATCAACCCGCCGGAGTTCGACCTCAGCGACTTCGACATGGAGCTCCAGGAAGCTCAGGACCTCCTCACCGAGGAAGGGATGACCGTCTGACGCCGTTCGAACGGCAGGCGCCCCGAGACGCCCGATATCGTCCTTCCCAACCCTCGGGAACGCTTCGGGGGATTTAGGAGCGCCTAGCTCCAACGGCCGATTACGTCCGCGGCTCCGGCGGACCGAGCAGACGATTTCCAATGAAACTCACCGATCTCGATTCTTCACGGCCGCTCGAGTCGATCCGGGAGCGACTCGAGAACACCGATCGTCCGAGGATAGCCCTGGCGCTGTCGAGTGCCATCGTCGCGTTCCTCGTCGTCTCCCCGATGTTCTGGCTGTTCTGGCAGGCGACGACGGTCGAGCCGACACGCGCGTACGACCTCCTCGTCTCTTCGCAAACGGCCCGGATCACGATCAACAGCATCGCTTTGATGGTGCTCGTCACGGTGTTTTCGATCCTGCTTGGCGTTCCGCTCGCCATATTGACGACGAGAACGGACCTCCCGTACCCTCGACTCTGGACCATCGTCGCCGCACTCCCGCTCGTGATTCCGAGCTACATCGGCGCGATCGCGTTCGCCGGCATGTTCGGGCCTGGTGGCGAGGTCGATACGCTCCTGGGGACGACGATCCCGCGCATCGACGGGCTCTCGGGAGCGATACTGATTATCACGCTGTACACCTACCCCTACGTCTTCCTGACGACCCGCGCGGCGTTGCTGTCGATGGACGACTCGCTGGTCGACGCCGCGCGCACGCTCAACGCGAGTCCTTTCGAGGCGTTCCGACGGGTTACGTTCCCGCAGATCAGACCAGGAATCGCCGCTGGTGCCCTGCTCGCTGCCCTCTATGCCGTCTCTGACTTCGGGACGCCGGCGTTCATGCAGGCCGACGTCTTCACGAGCACGATCTACTGGGAGTTCAGCGGCTTCGCCGTCGAGTACGCCGCCCTGCTCGCACTCCAGTTGATCGCGATCGTCGCCATCGTGCTGGTCATCGAGGCCGGCATCGGTCGTGACGAGG
This genomic window from Natronococcus occultus SP4 contains:
- a CDS encoding class I SAM-dependent methyltransferase — encoded protein: MSVREEFDEWATSGRDKGMEERHWHTAKHALARMPVEPGDVVLDLGCGSGYAGRALRDTKDAGRIYGLDGSPEMARNAASYTEDGQVGYVVGDFGSLPFAENSIDHVWSMEAFYYAADPHETLEEIARLLRPGGTFYCAVNYYEENVHSHEWQDNIDVEMTRWDRDQYREAFRAVGLSVAEQDNIPDREIAIPSEAEFPLEDWDTREAMVERYREYGTLLTVGVAP
- a CDS encoding extracellular solute-binding protein gives rise to the protein MQQRDDDDSSDRTATGRRPLLATAGASVAGLAGLAGCLGEDGDDGNGDDGGDSAVASAEPLGEAVDSEAVSWDDLGDLEGELTIYSGRTRDQIDPVFVELEEEYDGLTLNIDYDDNDVQVNQILQEGDAVAADLMYSQDPGALAELEREDAVQQLPEDVVDAVPESYREPDGYWTGVTGRVRSIQYNSERLAEETEFEDGDDLPTDIFEFAEDPRFEGIISTRPNSGTFRGFIQAMVELEGEEETREWVRAMVEDQDAQLFSGGSDQAEAVNRGGDGDPIVALGNSYYAARILNEDSGAPIRATFTENDPGCLFSVAGVGVMNDVEDPELVAEFVRHLLAAEGQEFMMDANGEYPVVEGVDYVGPLPDLEEINPPEFDLSDFDMELQEAQDLLTEEGMTV
- a CDS encoding ABC transporter permease, coding for MKLTDLDSSRPLESIRERLENTDRPRIALALSSAIVAFLVVSPMFWLFWQATTVEPTRAYDLLVSSQTARITINSIALMVLVTVFSILLGVPLAILTTRTDLPYPRLWTIVAALPLVIPSYIGAIAFAGMFGPGGEVDTLLGTTIPRIDGLSGAILIITLYTYPYVFLTTRAALLSMDDSLVDAARTLNASPFEAFRRVTFPQIRPGIAAGALLAALYAVSDFGTPAFMQADVFTSTIYWEFSGFAVEYAALLALQLIAIVAIVLVIEAGIGRDEDVSGGAGKGATIRLGRWKWPAMGFVSLIGVLTLVVPVAIFTNWLFRSEGDPIPSLEFQWEFAFNSVYLALLAALVACLFALPVAYYSGRSNSLLSRILERATYVGFAVPGVVIGLALVFLGTRTLPSFYREGVALLVFAYVVRFLPQAVGTVRSSVLQIDDKTIEAARTLNAGWFETFRRVTLPLITPGLIAGGVLVFLTTMKELPVTLMLQPVGMDTLVSIIWGAQDALAYRYAAVPALLLVVISGFSMLVLLRQEDV